A window of Pecten maximus chromosome 12, xPecMax1.1, whole genome shotgun sequence genomic DNA:
tttgagaaagatcccttcagcactttctgaggattagcgataacaagaattgtttacggacggacggagggacggacggagggacggagggacggagggacggacggagggacggaccacggaccacggacgcaggtcgatttgaatagcccaccatctgatgatggtgggctaaaaagggACAATAGGACAGAAAAAGGGACAATAGGACAAACAGAAGGACAATAGGACAGACATAGGGACAATAGGACAGAAAAAGGGACAATaggacagacagaaggacaaTAAGACAGACAAAGGGGCAATaagacagacagaggggcaATATGACAGACAGAGGAATAATAGGACAGACAGAGGGACAACGGGACAAAGGGACAACTGGACTGACAGCTGGACAATAGGACAGACAGGGACAAAAGGACAGACATAGGGGCAATAGGACAGACAGAGGGACAAAAGGACAGACAGCTGGACAATAGGACAGACAGCTGGACAATAGGACAGACAGAGGGATGAtaggacagacagagagacaatAGGACAGAAAAAAAGGGACAATAGGACAAACAGAAGGACAATAGGACAGACATAGGGACAATAGGACAGAAAAAGGGACAATAGGACGGAAAAAGGGACAAtaagacagacagaaggacaaTAAGAGAGAAAAAGGGGCAATAAGACAGACAGAGGGCAATAGGACAGACAGAGGAATAATAGGACAGACAGAGGGACAATAGGACAAAGGGACAACAGGACTGACAGCTGGACAATAGGACAGACAGGGACAAAAGGACAGACATAGGGGCAATAGGACAGACAGAGGGACAAAAGGACAGACAGGGACAAAAGGACAGACATAGGGGCAATAGGACAGACAGAGGGACAAAAGGACAGACAGCTGGACAATAGGACAGACAGCTGGACAATAGGACAGACAGAGGGACAATAGGACAGACAGAGGGATGAtaggacagacagagagacaatAGGACAGAAAAAAGGGACAATAGGACAAACAGAAGGACAATAGGACAGACATAGGGACAATAGGACAGAAAAAGGGACAATAGGACGGAAAAAGGGACAATaggacagacagaaggacaaTAAGAGAGAAAAAGGGGCAATAAGACAGACAGAGGGACAATAGGACAGACAGAGGAATAATAGGACAGACAGAGGGACAATAGGACAAAGGGACAACAGGACTGACAGCTGGACAATAGGACAGACAGGGACAAAAGGACAGACATAGGGGCAATAGGACAGACAGAGGGACAAAAGGACAGACAGCTGGACAATAGGACAGACAGAGGGACAATAGGACAGACAGAGGGATGAtaggacagacagagagacaataggacagacagagagacaatATGACAGACAGAGGGACAATAAGGCAGACAGGGACAATAGGACAGACAGAGGGACAATAAGGCAGACAGGGACAATAGGACAGACAGAGGGACAATAGGACAGACATAGGGACAATAGGACAAACAGAGGGACAATAGGACAGACAGAGGGACAATAGGACAGACAGAGGGACAATaggacagacagaaggacaaTAGACACATCATTATGACATAAGATCAATAGTCCTTTGGACCATGTGAGTTTAAGTccattaaaattaattaactgCAGAAGTTTGATATTAAACCATGTCTTCAATGTTGTGTGATAAGCTGATGAAGATAATGATAAACTCATTACGTATGAGTTAAGAGGTGATTTTTATCTCAAAAGAACCtcactttctcaaaaatatgcACTACCCAAATACATTGTAgcttaaaatattttaagtaaGTTAGTATACCTTAAAACTGATGATGTACCGTTTAGCCTTGGCTTCTGTTGGCTTCCTGAAAACACAGACATATTTAATTTAATCCAAGTTAGGATACACTGATATTAATACTAACATGTCTGTACACACAAACTATACACTAACTGTCTATACTTACAATCCCGAAGTAAAATTGTGGAAGTTATGTGTTCCCTCAAATCTCTTTATAAGTTCTCGAACTCTCTGGATAGTATCATCTGAAATAGAAGAAAGTCAAGTTCTCAGCTGCAACACTGTAActttaaatataacattacCAAATCTCTGTCACCAACAGACCCTTACCGTatttatctggtaataagcccatacctggtaataagttcatCAAACAACTCCTAACAACTTACAAATAccatgtatatctgtaataaGTCCTTGCCTGGTAATAACCTGACCCAACAACACCCAACACCtaacaaataccatatttatccggCAATAAACCCATGCCTGGTCATAAGCCTGTCCAAAAACACCTAACACCtaacaaatactgtatttatccggcaataaacccatgtctggtaataagaccACACAACAACACCCAACACCTAACAAATACCATATTAATCCGGCAATAAACCCATGCCTGGTCATAAGCCTGTCCAAAAACACCTAACACCtaacaaatactgtatttatccggcaataaacccatgtctggtaataagaccACACAACAACACCCAACACCtaacaaataccatatttatccggCAATAAACCCATGCCTGGTCATAAGCCTGTCCAAAAACACCTAACACCtaacaaataccatatttatccggCAATAaacccatgcctggtaataagcctgtcCAAAAACACCTAACACCtaacaaatactgtatttatccggcaataaacccatgtctggtaataagaccACACAACAACACCCAACACCTAACAAATACCATATTAATCCggcaataagtccatgtctggtaataagcccacccatatctATCGCCTACCTGGAACTCTTGGTTCACAGCTAAAACAACCTACCTGGAACTCTTGGTTCACAGCTAAAACCACCTACCTGGAACTCTGTATTTTTCTGTGACTGcctgtaacaaaaacaaatatcagctaatttttttaagtttgttgATAAAGAGAAGCTGTTACTTTTATGAGTTTCTCAGACAAGGGCTGacaatgttgatatatgttaCAACACTGATACCCACATATATCAATCTTGAAAACAAACAggtatcatatttattttctcatATATAACtgcattattaaaaaaaaaaaacaatgagtctttccaaattcaaattcattttgtCAGAATTATTTTTCGTGTGGATTAAGTGTCAGACAGACAATTGGATATGATATCATTTAAATCATGATGTCAATTTACACAAAAGTTCCAAAAAGTTCCTCCAGGTAGACTGGATGAGACAGCAAAAACTTAGCACAGTTTAGTGTGCGAGATTTCCCTGTCCCATGTAGAGAACTATCTATTTGTCTGGTTTACAAAATGATCCTGATTTCACAGATTAGAACTTTTACATGTTACAGAATGATTTATTTCATTAGAATTAACTGTCCCTGTATTAACAAAACCTACAAATCATGTTAACTACATTATCTACATTAGTTCTAACAGGAACAGGTCCCAGTTGTGTCTCTACAGACACTGATGTAATTGATCCTAGACACATATTTAATATGTTAAAAACTGAAAAAGTATTGTGACAGTCACATGGTAGTGTTGAAACTAATATTTTTATCAGTGTATATTTGTTTGTCTGTTAGGATTATCGCCCTCCGTGCAGCCAGAGTTACTTTAAAGTGCAGTCTCCTTGttgtagctggtggctacctcattgaacacTCCATGTCATCTAGAGCGATTAGGGTGTAGCGTCAtgccaaaggacacaaccacaagaTTGTTTGTGATTTCGACTTCCTGAGGAACACAAACCACCCAGAGTGGAGATCTAACCACACACTTCAGACGTTTGACTGAGGTTAGATAAGTCAGCTGCTCTACCTACTGAGCTATCGCAGTCCCTCTCCATGTGTACAAGAACAGTACTTACCAGTTTAAGAGGAGCGAAGGCAAAAGTTGGTGTCAGGTAGCTATAGGTCCTTCCATCGCAGAAATTTTTACTGTCAAATGCCTTCGTTGTTCTTATACAAGCTGCAATAAGAGGTAAAATACTATGCTTGTAGGTATGACTGTTTACTGAAACTCTTTCTCCAGGTTACTTTAGCCCTCCGACAAATTAAACCATTTTTATCCAATTTAAAACTCACTCTGCCCACAATGAAtgtgtttgtttgcttgctgggtttattgccatGTGAAAagccatggtcattttgagACAGGGTCtttttgtagtagctggtggctacctcaatAAACGacatacaggaggcctgttGTGTGACATCCAAAGCAATAAGGGGAAAGTGCCACAGGTAGGAAGCGGTGAAtcacacctcagatcttcacagGTAGGGAGCGGTGAatcacacacctcagatcttcacagGTAGGGAGTGGTGAatcacacacctcagatcttcacagGTAGGGAGTGGTGAatcacacacctcagatcttcactgGTAGGGAGTGGTGAatcacacacctcagatcttcacagGTAGGGAGTGGTGAatcacacacctcagatcttcacagGTAGGGAGTGGTGAatcacacacctcagatcttcacagGTAGGGAGTGGTGAatcacacacctcagatcttcacagGTAGGGAGTGGTGAatcacacacctcagatcttcacagGTAGGGAGTGGTGAatcacacacctcagatcttcacagGTAGGGAGTGGTGAatcacacacctcagatcttcaccggTAGGGAGTGGTGAatcacacacctcagatcttcacagGTAGGGAGTGGTGAatcacacacctcagatcttcacagGTAGGGAGTGGTGAatcacacacctcagatcttcatcGGTTATGTCGGCTGATGCTCTAACCGATTGAGCTAACGCAGTTTATGCATCCATGTTATATTTTTCCTTAAATACTTGTCAAAAATGATCTGAATTCAACCAAGAACTCAGAGACTGACTGAAAATATGACAACCCTGTGCTCCATATGCgataatacattgtttatacagagttttttaaaaataattttcaaaacttcaaaaaGGTTAATTGTGTGCAGTGAGGAAGCCCTCCTGCTGAACCCAGAGCTCCCCAACCCTGACAACTCCTTCCAACTATggattaatttatatataattatgacatAGTTctaagtgtatacatgtatatatatacctatatctCTACTGCTGGGggaataaaatgtttgtactgtaaaacaaaataaagtgtCAACCTACCCTGTACTTTTATCTGTTGTGGTAAAACCTTGCTGATTTCCTCTAAAAAGTTCTCCACATGCAAAGACATGTATAAAAAGAAACAAGTGGCAATGAAGCAGAACAAATATTTTCAAGTATTATCATAACATTATCAGAATTTTCAACATCATCGCATTATCAGGATTTTCaacatcattatattatcaggattttcaaatattatcatcattacattatcaggattttcaacatcattacattatcaggaTTTTCAACTCACTTGAATGTAgagaaaaatatctttttttaaatctttattgtctgtaaaaaaatctttatgaaatattacaaacataaaaaatattccTAGAATCATGACTTGGATCAAATCTTCATTGATCTTTCTTcatctttatcaaaataatcaGACACATAAGATTGAAGACACAAAGTGAGATTTATATACCTGATAGGTAGAGTAGATCATCATATACCTGAACAGTTTACCAGGGACTCCAGTAGGCCCTTGAGATTATGATTTTAACTTCCCGAAACAACATTTGACTTTCAGGTTTGAAGggacatttttgaaaaatagtgatttgacttctgaaattacTAAAAGttaagggtcaactggatgccctgttaacttttaaatcattttgaagtCATGAATCCAATCATTTGTATtaccaaaaaaattaaattaaataatgtATCTCTCAAGCAGTTTGATCTTGCATCGTTCCACTTTatgaatttttatatataagCGCAATTTTTATATGAATACATATCTTAAGGGAGACAAGGTTTCCTGCTGCTGATACTCCTTTGTCAGTCCTTGCAGCTCGCTGGAATCGAATCTGTCCAGCAAATTATAACAAAGTATGTATTACTTATGTAATCTGTCCAACAAATTataacattgtctatattaCTTATGTGATCTGTCCAACAAATTATAACATAGTCTATATTACTTATGTAATCTGTCCAACAAATTATAACATAGTCTGTACCACTTATGTAATCTGTCCAACAAATTATAACATAGTCTATATTACTTATGTAATCTGTCCAACAAATTACAACATATTCTGTATTACTTATGTAATCTGTCCaacaaattataacatattcTATATTACTTATGTAATCTGTCCaacaaattataacatattcTATATTACTTATGTAATCTGTCCAACAAATTACAACATATTCTGTATTACTTATGTAATCTGTCCaacaaattataacatattcTATATTACTTATGTGATCTGTCCAACAAATTATAACATAGTCTATATTACTTATGTGATCTGTCCAACAAATTATAACATAGTCTATATTACTTATGTAATCTGTCCaacaaattataacatattcTGTATTACTTATGTAATCTGTCCAACAAATTATAACATTCTATATTACTTATGTAATCTGTCCAACAAATTATAACACATTCTATATTACTTATGTAATCTGTCCaacaaattataacatattcTATATTACTTATGTGATCTGTCCAACAAATTATAACATAGTCTATATTACTTATGTAATCTGTCCAACAAATTATAACATAGTCTATATTACTTATGTAATCTGTCCAACAAATTATAACATTCTATATTACTTATGTAATCTGTCCAACAAATTATAACACATTCTATATTACTTATGTAATCTGTCCaacaaattataacatattcTATATTACTTATGTGATCTGTCCaacaaattataacatattcTATATTACTTATGTAATCTGTCCAACAAATTATAACATAGTCTGTATTACTTATGTAATCTGTCCAACAAATTATAACATAGTCTATATTACTTATGTAATCTGTCCaacaaattataacatattcTGTATTACTTATGTAATCTGTCCAACAAATTATAACATAGTCTATATTACTTATGTGATCTGTCCAACAAATTACAACATATTCTGTATTACTTATGTAATCTGTCCaacaaattataacatattcTATATTACTTATGTAATCTGTCCAACAAATTACAACATATTCTATATTACTTATGTAATCTGTCCaacaaattataacatattcTATATTACTTATGTGATCTGTCCAACAAATTACAACATATTCTATATTACTTATGTAATCTGTCCaacaaattataacatattcTATATTACTTATGTAATCTGTCCAACAAATTATAACACATTCTATATTACTTATGTAATCTGTCCaacaaattataacatattcTATATTACTTATGTGATCTGTCCaacaaattataacatattcTATATCACTTATGTGATCTGTCCAACAAGTTACaacatattctatataactTATGTAATCTGTCCAACAAATTATAACATAGTCTGTATTACTTATGTAATCTGTCCaacaaattataacatattcTATATCACTTATGTGATCTGTCCAACAAGTTACAACATAGTCTATATTACTTATGTGATCTGTCCAACAAGTTACAACATATTCTATATTACTTATGTAATCTGTCCAACAAATTACAACATAGTCTATATTACTTATGTGATCTGTCCAACAAGTTACaacatattctatataactTATGTAATCTGTCCAACAAATTAtaacataccgtatttgacctaataagggcgcagggcgcgggtaattgacagtgggggcgcccttattaagatgagttattctgaagttttataaaacagactataccttatagcagaataccaaaggttgtggaaacgataaaatattcagtcataaaaatatcccagatgaagatatctattcattatcatatattaagcttaaacatcacttgaatactcatgtaaacttgtaaaccatgccagctgatctttagaccagagaacgtgtgttccaccatttatgttcaaatggaactcttttgtgttctatttatagaaacaggtgatttcccagatcatatcagacatcgttttctttgacctaataattgatttacaatgtcttttactagctttctgttctggacaaaagttatttatcaacaagaatgaagtctttactttatcttcaaataaagatggtaagttattatttgtatgtgtgtttagttttgggtgctctttgcactgacatgtcatctgtagcctgtaggaatacacaaaatgtggtgaaaacatgtgttccagttacttaatttgctgaagaaaattgaacacataaagtagcaaatatttcacatgaattattacttttgaacaccattttgacactcagtcaaagatttatttccttgaaaaaaggtaggggcgcccttattagggcaggcgcccttattaggtcaaatacggtattctATATCACTTATGTGATCTGTCCAACAAATTACAACATATTCTGTATTACTTATGTAATCTGTCCAACAAATTACAACATAGTCTATATTACTTATGTGATCTGTCCAACAAATTACAACATAGTCTGTATTACTTATGTGATCTGTCCAACAAATTATAACATAGTCTGTATTACTTATGTGATCTGTCCAACAAATTACAACATAGTCTGTATTACTTATGTGATCTGTCCAACAAATTACAACATATTCTGTATCAGGTAACACTATCTGGTCACTCTAAACCATGTGTACATTGTAAAATCACACTGCTTTATGATGTCAgatatttttacattattgaTACTCAGGTAATGTTTGCAGAGCTATTTTATGGACAAACTgtcatttttcttttctgtaTATGGATAAACTGTAAATTAGTTTTTAACTTTTATGGAGAAACTCctatttttagttttatttgttgtttttttatcaattatttattaacTGATATTAACCTTTAATGGATAACTTGTTTAATAGTTTTCATGCTTACATATGATctattacagtaaaacagaAAGTTAAAATGAAATCAACTCTGCTGACCTTTTGTGGTGTATCCTCGTCTTCCTTTGTTATCACACCCACGCTGAGGAGTGCTTTCCCCAGGGCTCCTTCTATTGTAGGCAGCGTTTTCTGTCTGAAATACGTAAAACACTGTGGTCCAAACATGCTACAATCGTGGATAAAAAACAACAGGTGTAAAATCATCAGTTATTCTCTGTCTTCATTACAGGTGAACCCCAAAACGTGGGTAGCAGACCACGGCAGGATAGCCTGGCCATGGGTCGGTGTTTTGTTACCCAGATAACTCCCATGTTATGATatgcagaattttttttttttaaatgtatactataattggtatattcaatatgaagtagtatatacaggctcaatatctgtccatttttttttttttttaaattgattataaATTTCCAGTTTTTCCAAAAGTAAGTTTACATGTGCCTTATTTTTAAGAATTGGGCacttttactgtacactgccaCCATGACGATGGATTAACCTAATACAGTAGGTCAAATCATGATCACCTATGAAGATTATGTAGGTCAACTCACCTCTGAAGACCAAAATATCCTTTCCCATTGTAAGACAAGAGCAGGGCTACCTTCTTCCTTTTCAGAGGGGTTGCTTCTGTTTGTGCCTGTGtgacaaaaacaaaagctaTATACCTGTCCAGGGCAATCTAATTTCATAGATATTACTGAGTTTctttaattattgaaatatttaaaatttataaatataaacttatcaacatatatacatactaaCAAAAATATACCGAGTTTGTGCTGAGagtatttcaaattttgattgtttgctataatcatttcattttccaaaattttggcccccagacctctcgccTATGGTGCTagcattaccactaaattactggacctcCCCccacgccccccccccccccccccccatacccccatcaaattcctggatccgtGCCTGTAAATGACACAGCTTTGTAGGCAAGCACCATATTGCACGCTAGAACAAGAGGTGGTACCAGGTACTGTGTTTGTTAACAAAACTGTGAGCTAGGATGATCGAGTGTTGATGTGGTACCAGGTACGGTGTTGGCTAATAAAACTGTGAGCTAGAATGAAGGAGTGTTGATGTGGTACCAGATACAGTGACTGTTAATAAAACTGTGAGCTAGGATGAACAAGTGTTGATGTGGTACCAGGTACGTGTAATAAAACTGTGAGCTAGGATGAATGAGTGTTGATGTGGTACCAGGTACGTGTAATAAAACTGTGAGCTAGAATGAATGAGTGTTGATGTGGTACCAGGTACGGTGTTTGCTAATAAAACTGTGAGCTAGAATGAACGAGTGTTGATGTGGTACCAGGTATAGTGTTTGCTAATAAAACTGTGAGCTAGAATGAACGAGTGTTAGACATAAGTGGTCACTCACTAAATGGATGACAGCTGCCTTGAGTTAGCACCATCACAAACCAATATATAGATTACTTAAATTACAAACCATTGAAGTGGATACATACCTCAGGTTCAACGTCGGTCTTTTCCCTTTTAACTGATGTTGTCACTTCATCATTTTCAAGTTTTCTTTTCTCGCCTGTAATTTCTGGAGTGTCGTCTTTTGCTGGACCTTGTTGGATGTCCTCCTTCACTTCAGCACCAGCATCACAACTTAATACAGCCCCCGACATCTACACCACAAATAATACACCAGTATCACAACTTAATACAGCCCCCGACATCTACACCACAAATAATACACCAGTATACTACTTAATACAGCCCCCGACATCTACACCACAAATAATACACCAGTATACTACTTAATACAGCCCCCGACATCTACACCACAAATAATACACCAGTATCACTACTTAATACAGCCCCCGACATCTACACCACAAATAATACACCAGTATACTACTTAATACAGCCCCCGACATCTACACCACAAATACTACACCAGTATCACTACTTAACACAACCCCCGACATCTACACCACAAATAATACACCAGTATCACTACTTAATACAGCCCCCGACATCTACACCACAAATAATACACCAGTATCACTACTTAATACAGCCCCCGACATCTACACCACAAATACTACACCAGTATCACTACATAACACAACCCCCCAACATCTACACCACAAATAATAAACCAGTATCACTACTTAATACAGCCCCCCCGACATCTACACCACAAATAATACACCAGTATACTACTTAATACAGCCCCCGACATCTACACCACAAATAATACACCAGTATCACTACTTAATACAGCCCCCGACATCTACACCACAAATAATACACCAGTATCACTACTTAATACAGCCCCCGACATCTACACCACAAATAATACACCAGTATCACTACTTAatacagcccccccccccccccgacatcTATACCACAAATAATACACCAGTATACTACTTAATACAGCCCCCCGACATCTACACCACAAATAATACACCCGTATACTACTTAATACAGCCCCCGACATCTACACCACAAATAATACACCAGTATACTACTTAATACAGCCCCCGACATCTACACcacaaataatataatgatgataaagTCTCCAATGTAATAGTATATAGTCATCAGTACTACATAAGTCCCTGCAGTGATCATAACCGCTCGAGTATGAAGGATGAAAAGATGCCtaaatactgtatttgacctaatgaGCACATCGCTCACTTACAAACACTAAAGGGGTGCGCTTAATAAATTCATGTTCACGGAAAAGTTTCAATGTGAAATCTGGGttcaaaaaaatattcttttttttttcattttcaataaacTTTTATGTAGAGAAAAAATCAAGAATCTTTGCACTAATTAAATGACTTCCcagatcagtgaggtaaggACCTTATATTTATGTTTCAATTAATGCCCCCCATCATCTTTTCCTGAAAAAGTGAGTGCTTTTATATAGGATGTGGGTATTAAAATATGATCCCTATGTTCTTTTTATTCCCCTCTGTTGAGAAACAGaaacatttattaaatatcCTGAAATGTACTGAAGAAACTTTCATCTTTCGATATCATGATCAAACCTTTTCGTACCTTAGATCGTTGGGATCTGATCAGATGTTTGGAGCAATCTGTAATCAAGCGGATCCAATGTACTGGCTGAAACagcatgtatatgtatttaactttCACCTACAAAAGAAAATTTAACTAAGAAGTAAATATAATTCAAGTGAGAATACATTAAACATGTAGCTAAGGTTGTAGCTGCAAAGAATTTGACACATTTGACTGAAGTCAAAATTAATGTGACATATGCTTTTTAACGGTAGCACTAGTGCGGTGTTATCTCAGTTTAAGTTTCTTTTTCAGCATacacaataatataaataataaaacaatccATGCAATTTATCACTTGAAACATGTCCtacagtaaatatttataaatgtctTATATTAAATAATGACATGACCATAATCAACTGATGATGCTCACCACTGGCTCTGCTGCCAGTTCACTACTTTGTCAAATTGAAACATCGTGTATGCTGTCAGATCACtgggttgttgttttttttttgggggggggggggggggggggggggtatttgATTTGATGACTTAAGTTGTAGTCAGATCAGATTTCCGGGAGGAAGTCGCGAAAGATAAATTGCATTTATGGAAAAGCGCCAAAATACATCACAGAAGTCATTCAAGACTTAAATTGATGTCAAACAGTGATTCAGGGTACCTGTTAGAAATAGTCCATTTATCATTTACCAGCTGTTTATATTCGTAGCACATGCGTGATTAATGAAAGATAGTGAATTTGTCCacaattttataaaaacatcaCTTTTGTTTACTTGTAGGTTGTTAAAAACTTGACTCACTTTCTTTTATCTACCTAAAGGTGCATGTTTTGTagttttaatgaattttaaaaccTTGTGCGTGTTTATCCCATGGAggtcgccatcttgaaaagtTTTCTAATCTGGAAAAAGAAGATTCATTATTTCCGGATCCGAAGGTGCGGATGAAGCAAGAAGAATGGGGGTTTCAGTTTTGTCTCAACTTTCGCacaaaatcacagaaaaaaacccCTGAAAAAACAGACATTTATAAAATGTtgttcttgttttcattatatattattagtattattattttgattatataaaCCAGGGTTTTCCCAGTAATTTTATTATGCTGGATCCCAGGCACGGTCAGATATGGAAATTAATTGGGAGTCCAATTTTGAAATCTAGGAGTCCCATGATATTctaaaattgacaaaatcatgGTTAAACAGCAGAGACATATaaattat
This region includes:
- the LOC117339956 gene encoding tRNA pseudouridine synthase A-like; translation: MSGAVLSCDAGAEVKEDIQQGPAKDDTPEITGEKRKLENDEVTTSVKREKTDVEPEAQTEATPLKRKKVALLLSYNGKGYFGLQRQKTLPTIEGALGKALLSVGVITKEDEDTPQKIRFQRAARTDKGVSAAGNLVSLKMSLHVENFLEEISKVLPQQIKVQACIRTTKAFDSKNFCDGRTYSYLTPTFAFAPLKLAVTEKYRVPDDTIQRVRELIKRFEGTHNFHNFTSGLKPTEAKAKRYIISFKCGEPFVRDDIEFVQLTVRGQSFMLHQIRKMIGLTMAIVRGHCEEDVINKTYSLVKVDVPKAPGSGLLLEELHYQNYNRRYGHDGMHQSLDWTIYREAIEKFKEEHIYPEMIRSEKEEHSMMTWLTTLEQHDYDEIPAEKLLNWKYKENKEHSKNEKSSSTENPETSEVKDTKSSSTENEKDVSDQEQTKNSVELSTAAKDMVERSECMNDKNTDNKMEIL